Proteins encoded in a region of the Teredinibacter purpureus genome:
- a CDS encoding tRNA (adenine(22)-N(1))-methyltransferase TrmK: MDDKIIRRLGQRLNHIFQWINSANTYSTIWDICCDHGRLGLHLHQRFPTTHIHLVDKVASIINTLETDYASLNDGRLHFIAADATRLSLPAEQRSLVIIAGVGGQNLQAILKGIIDRLKKGSAVEFILSPNSHTFELRSFLREQHFTLIEESFVTEKNFSHEHLWLRYHCGRSPAQLNTESFQPVTIIGDSLWRDMSNIKRTYIHKLIRHYERMQANRDCPYAEVALNAYKKIIQ, encoded by the coding sequence ATGGACGATAAAATCATCAGACGTTTAGGCCAACGCCTAAATCATATTTTTCAGTGGATAAACTCTGCAAATACTTACAGCACTATTTGGGATATATGCTGTGATCACGGCCGGTTGGGGCTGCACTTACATCAACGCTTTCCTACAACACATATTCATCTCGTTGATAAAGTGGCTTCTATCATAAACACGCTAGAAACAGATTACGCAAGCCTAAACGACGGGCGCCTGCACTTTATAGCCGCAGATGCAACCCGCTTGTCGCTTCCGGCCGAGCAACGCTCATTAGTTATCATTGCTGGTGTTGGAGGACAAAACTTACAGGCCATATTAAAAGGTATTATCGACCGATTGAAAAAAGGCTCAGCCGTTGAATTTATTCTTAGCCCCAATTCACATACCTTTGAATTACGTTCTTTTCTACGCGAACAACATTTCACGTTAATTGAGGAAAGTTTTGTCACAGAGAAAAACTTTAGCCACGAACACCTATGGCTTCGTTACCATTGCGGAAGATCGCCCGCCCAACTAAACACTGAATCGTTTCAACCCGTCACCATAATCGGTGATTCGCTGTGGCGGGACATGTCCAACATCAAACGCACGTATATACACAAACTAATACGGCACTACGAACGCATGCAAGCGAATCGCGACTGTCCCTATGCCGAGGTAGCCCTTAACGCCTATAAAAAAATAATTCAGTAA
- a CDS encoding RDD family protein — protein sequence MSSALFGLAALLADRCMLLMYWLMECSVWQTSLGKKLLGLRVVNRDVQGVG from the coding sequence ATGTCGAGTGCGCTGTTTGGCCTCGCCGCGCTTCTAGCAGACCGATGTATGCTACTGATGTATTGGTTGATGGAATGTTCTGTTTGGCAGACCAGTCTCGGGAAAAAACTATTGGGGTTGAGGGTTGTTAATCGAGATGTTCAGGGTGTGGGGTGA
- a CDS encoding VIT domain-containing protein, translating into MANILHTFGIALGVMLGVLGSVQAYAQTDHLIGRWALSTPTDEHNITALQFEPGNRIIIEQIDGDEHYRETYRYSAEKEHLFIENDYDNPAIYSISKNTLTLLYDDETLVLERKKHSRYYQTIAINGYNQGIQIEKLNLNVTIDGSLASTVATYTLRNLYRSDTEAYINLPIADGAIVTGYALDIDGEMTNAVAVEKNKAREAFEEIQDQQIDPGILEYTRGNRFTTEVYPVPGGGTRTITLTSTEILKRQLNGSLLYQFPTELLDPSTEINLHIRTERPKKLPQLITHPFPRQILSSRSGQHHNIIKATLQQDSARVSQLETTKLRIYPRRNARWSHTLKDDALYVKGEINVNVALLDRVEKIDSLLIIWDSSLSMENSHNEKIATLKSLLKNIKKRKPKPTELQLHRFSATNSPLETFPFNEKGIIALFKRLSEVPYDGASHLQGALTAANTSSADIALLFSDGLSTLGNEELPAVKMPTYPILCNTKLHEAILRNIAHESRGVVLDTNRYSPKKLAQSLGVLAPKLRPASTNTEWLTHFDYNGRYTLKIYAKATGDNAISELTTRVTSDHSINIDQTPQSETALQNFTTAWLNQHMANPKRNEHHIRDFGLKHGLVTPYTSLIVLEDINDYVFYGVRPPHNIYNAQQYETLRQELLDSQKNEPSQDTVIMQYLLDAWSQRAKWWHQAKPISIKKALSLLSQKPCTHNCNALGFDHENSLVEEVWVTGMRASDNPNDANNTINLTPWAPNAPYLTPLKAVAPPLIYEQYLKLRENYRESPTFYMDVSHYLLQLQRPQEAFLVISNILEIHPENAGMERMVAYNLIQSNELTTALVVLEHIAQIAPHQPASWRDLALTWEAIGRHSSDISALANAVEYYLRVILGPWEAENYMRITALTELNHLLNLHPSLRKNAQRLDDTLLENFELDIRIVLSWNSRNADLDLWIEEPSKEDVHYGNPVSVAHGYLPFDAIDGFGPEEYLTRFAMPGQYKIETSFYSENQIEYFGPVTATLDVYTHYGRANETHRTITLHIEEPGDNIPLGDIEFFH; encoded by the coding sequence ATGGCGAATATACTGCACACGTTTGGAATTGCTTTAGGGGTAATGTTAGGGGTATTGGGCTCGGTACAAGCCTACGCACAAACAGATCACCTCATTGGCCGCTGGGCTCTCAGCACCCCAACCGACGAGCATAATATTACAGCTCTACAATTTGAGCCCGGCAATCGAATCATTATTGAGCAAATTGATGGAGACGAGCATTACCGAGAAACCTATCGATATTCGGCGGAGAAAGAGCATCTTTTCATAGAAAACGACTATGACAACCCGGCCATTTACTCGATTTCCAAGAACACATTAACATTGCTTTACGACGACGAAACACTCGTACTTGAGCGTAAAAAGCACAGCCGATATTACCAAACCATTGCCATAAATGGTTACAATCAAGGTATTCAAATAGAAAAACTGAACCTTAACGTCACTATTGACGGTTCCCTAGCCTCTACTGTAGCAACCTACACGCTACGCAATCTTTATCGGAGCGACACAGAAGCTTACATTAATCTTCCCATTGCAGACGGCGCAATAGTGACAGGATACGCACTGGATATTGACGGTGAAATGACGAATGCCGTTGCAGTTGAAAAAAATAAAGCCCGAGAGGCATTCGAAGAAATACAGGACCAACAAATTGATCCGGGCATTCTTGAATATACCCGAGGGAATCGCTTTACAACGGAAGTTTATCCCGTGCCCGGAGGCGGTACTCGCACAATCACACTTACGTCAACAGAGATACTAAAACGACAATTAAATGGCTCTCTGCTCTATCAATTTCCTACCGAATTGCTAGACCCCTCAACTGAAATCAATCTTCATATTCGCACAGAGCGTCCAAAAAAATTGCCGCAACTTATTACTCACCCCTTTCCTCGACAAATACTTTCATCAAGGTCTGGGCAACATCACAATATTATTAAGGCAACATTACAGCAAGACAGTGCAAGAGTTTCACAGCTAGAAACAACTAAACTGCGCATCTACCCCCGCAGGAATGCTCGCTGGTCTCATACACTTAAAGACGATGCACTCTATGTAAAGGGTGAAATTAACGTTAACGTAGCTTTACTTGACCGCGTAGAAAAAATAGATTCCCTGTTAATTATTTGGGATAGCTCCCTTTCAATGGAAAACAGCCATAATGAAAAAATAGCAACGTTAAAATCACTTTTAAAAAACATCAAAAAACGAAAACCCAAGCCAACCGAACTTCAATTACATCGGTTTTCGGCCACCAACTCCCCATTAGAAACGTTTCCCTTTAACGAAAAAGGTATTATTGCATTATTCAAGCGATTATCAGAGGTACCCTATGACGGGGCTAGCCACCTTCAGGGCGCACTCACTGCCGCCAATACCTCCAGCGCAGATATTGCATTATTGTTTAGCGATGGCCTATCGACACTCGGTAACGAAGAATTGCCCGCGGTTAAAATGCCAACTTACCCCATTCTTTGTAACACGAAATTACATGAGGCAATTCTTAGGAATATTGCGCACGAATCACGAGGCGTAGTGCTCGACACCAATCGTTACTCTCCCAAAAAACTGGCTCAATCACTCGGCGTTCTTGCCCCCAAACTTCGCCCAGCCTCCACCAATACCGAGTGGCTAACCCATTTTGATTATAACGGCCGTTACACGTTAAAAATTTACGCAAAAGCAACAGGTGATAACGCAATATCCGAACTCACAACGCGAGTAACGTCCGATCACTCTATTAATATTGATCAAACGCCACAGTCCGAGACGGCTCTGCAGAACTTCACGACTGCATGGCTAAACCAACACATGGCTAACCCTAAACGAAACGAGCACCACATTAGAGATTTTGGATTAAAGCACGGGCTAGTGACACCGTATACAAGTTTGATTGTACTAGAGGACATTAATGACTATGTTTTTTATGGCGTTCGGCCACCGCATAACATTTATAATGCGCAGCAATACGAGACTCTACGACAGGAGCTGCTCGACTCGCAGAAAAATGAACCCAGTCAAGATACCGTTATAATGCAGTATCTACTAGACGCTTGGAGCCAGCGTGCAAAATGGTGGCATCAAGCAAAACCAATCTCTATAAAAAAAGCGCTATCACTTTTATCCCAAAAGCCCTGCACCCACAACTGTAACGCTTTGGGTTTTGATCATGAGAATAGTTTAGTCGAAGAGGTTTGGGTTACTGGAATGCGCGCTAGCGATAACCCCAATGATGCCAACAACACCATTAATTTAACACCTTGGGCCCCCAATGCACCTTACTTAACCCCACTGAAGGCAGTAGCCCCACCACTGATTTACGAGCAGTACCTTAAACTAAGAGAAAATTACCGTGAAAGCCCAACATTTTACATGGACGTAAGCCACTACCTATTACAACTGCAACGCCCACAAGAAGCCTTCCTTGTAATATCCAACATTCTGGAGATTCACCCTGAGAATGCAGGAATGGAACGCATGGTCGCATACAATTTAATACAATCTAATGAACTGACTACTGCGCTGGTAGTTCTCGAACATATTGCACAAATTGCCCCACATCAACCTGCTAGCTGGAGAGATCTCGCATTAACCTGGGAAGCCATAGGCCGCCACTCATCTGACATTAGCGCACTAGCAAACGCCGTAGAATATTACCTGCGTGTTATTCTGGGCCCATGGGAGGCCGAAAACTATATGCGCATTACCGCGTTAACTGAGCTCAACCACCTACTCAACCTACACCCCTCTCTTAGAAAAAACGCGCAAAGGTTGGACGACACTCTACTTGAGAATTTTGAACTCGATATACGTATAGTGCTGTCTTGGAACTCGAGAAACGCCGACCTTGATTTATGGATTGAAGAACCCAGCAAAGAAGATGTACATTATGGCAACCCCGTCAGCGTTGCTCACGGTTATCTACCCTTCGATGCCATTGATGGCTTCGGGCCAGAGGAATACCTCACTCGCTTCGCAATGCCAGGACAATACAAAATTGAAACGAGCTTCTACAGTGAAAACCAGATCGAATATTTTGGGCCGGTTACAGCAACCCTCGATGTTTACACTCATTACGGCCGAGCAAACGAAACACACCGCACAATAACACTGCATATTGAAGAACCTGGCGATAACATACCACTGGGGGATATCGAGTTTTTTCACTGA